In candidate division KSB1 bacterium, a single window of DNA contains:
- the gdhA gene encoding NADP-specific glutamate dehydrogenase has translation MSAYVEELIGMVKAKNPSEPEFHQAVEEIAESLTSVVDRHPEYRAAKILERMIEPERVIMFRVPWMNGQGEVHVNRGFRIEMNSAIGPYKGGLRFHPSVNLGILKFLAFEQVFKNSLTTLPMGGGKGGSDFDPKGKSDNEVMRFCQSFMSELFRHIGPNTDVPAGDIGVGGREIGYLFGQYKRLRNEFTGVLTGKGLDWGGSLIRPEATGYGSVYFAAEMLATRKETFEGKTCLVSGSGNVAQYTTEKINQLGGKVVTVSDSSGYIYDEEGISSEKLAFIMELKNVRRSRIKEYADKYTKAVYTPVDSSADSNALWNHKADCAFPSATQNEINVKDAQNLLNNGVYLVCEGANMPTELEGVKLFLDKGILFGPAKAANAGGVAVSGLEMTQNSMRLPWTREEVDERLQKIMKSIHKTCVDVAEQYDVPGNYVDGANIGGFLKVAHAMMDQGLV, from the coding sequence ATGTCTGCATACGTTGAAGAGTTAATAGGTATGGTTAAAGCTAAAAACCCGAGCGAACCTGAATTTCATCAGGCGGTTGAAGAAATCGCCGAATCACTGACGTCTGTTGTCGATCGTCACCCTGAGTATCGGGCAGCAAAAATCCTCGAGCGGATGATCGAACCGGAGCGTGTTATTATGTTTCGGGTGCCCTGGATGAATGGCCAGGGAGAAGTCCATGTCAACCGTGGATTTCGCATCGAGATGAACAGTGCGATAGGTCCCTACAAAGGTGGGCTGCGGTTCCATCCTTCGGTCAATTTAGGCATTTTGAAATTTTTGGCGTTTGAACAAGTCTTTAAAAACAGCCTGACGACATTACCAATGGGCGGTGGCAAGGGCGGCTCAGATTTCGATCCCAAGGGTAAAAGCGATAATGAGGTTATGCGTTTTTGTCAAAGTTTCATGAGTGAATTGTTCCGCCATATCGGACCAAACACCGACGTGCCCGCCGGTGACATCGGAGTCGGGGGCAGGGAAATTGGGTATTTGTTCGGCCAATATAAAAGATTACGAAATGAATTTACCGGGGTGCTAACCGGCAAAGGTTTAGACTGGGGCGGCTCGTTGATTCGTCCGGAAGCTACAGGGTACGGCTCGGTTTATTTTGCCGCAGAAATGTTGGCCACGAGAAAGGAGACTTTTGAGGGGAAAACATGCCTGGTCTCCGGAAGCGGGAATGTGGCCCAATATACGACTGAAAAGATCAATCAACTAGGTGGCAAAGTCGTAACGGTCTCAGATTCGAGCGGGTATATTTATGACGAAGAAGGCATTTCTTCTGAAAAACTGGCATTCATTATGGAATTAAAGAATGTTCGACGCAGCAGAATTAAAGAATATGCGGACAAATATACTAAAGCCGTCTACACGCCGGTTGATTCAAGTGCAGATTCAAACGCACTTTGGAACCACAAAGCAGATTGCGCATTTCCGAGTGCGACTCAAAATGAAATTAACGTAAAAGATGCTCAGAATTTATTAAACAATGGCGTCTATCTTGTTTGCGAAGGCGCAAATATGCCGACTGAACTTGAAGGCGTGAAACTTTTTCTTGATAAAGGAATTCTATTTGGCCCGGCAAAGGCAGCAAATGCCGGCGGCGTGGCCGTTTCCGGTTTGGAAATGACTCAAAACAGCATGCGTTTGCCCTGGACCCGGGAAGAAGTAGATGAACGCTTGCAGAAAATCATGAAGAGTATTCACAAGACCTGTGTTGATGTAGCCGAGCAATATGACGTCCCTGGTAATTATGTAGATGGCGCAAATATCGGTGGGTTTCTGAAGGTTGCACATGCAATGATGGATCAGGGTTTGGTTTAA
- the cfa gene encoding cyclopropane fatty acyl phospholipid synthase translates to MLESTRNENETKALAPYSKWGIKNFVQAEFRKAGITINGNSSFDPQIKDDSFFRKLILGGILALGEMYVDEIWDVEDLCHLIYKMKLAELDQKGKFHFGSIFLGISNRIQNKQNRVNAWLVGQKHYDLGNDIFEHMLGRRMVYSCAYWDKVSSLDEAQENKLDLICKKLGLKPGMSVLDIGCGFGSFANFAAEKYGVEVFGITVSKEQKALGEELSKGLPVKIETLDFRDLPKSVQFDRVVSIGMFEHVGVKNYRVFMETVFHQLKEDGLFLLHTIGMEDQTWQRSLDPWTERYIFPNASIPCLSKLSRSFEKLMLLEDLQNFGYDYYKTLVSWYSNFSANWHKIEEKYGSKFYRVWKYYLLVSAGCFQARKLQVWQLLLSKNGVANGYRSFR, encoded by the coding sequence ATGCTAGAATCTACGCGAAACGAGAATGAAACCAAAGCGTTAGCGCCCTATTCCAAATGGGGAATAAAAAATTTCGTTCAAGCAGAATTTCGGAAAGCTGGGATTACGATTAATGGAAATTCTTCCTTTGATCCTCAGATTAAAGATGATTCTTTTTTTAGAAAACTAATTTTGGGAGGCATTCTTGCGTTGGGCGAGATGTATGTTGACGAAATTTGGGATGTAGAAGATCTCTGCCATTTGATTTACAAAATGAAATTAGCTGAGTTGGATCAAAAGGGGAAGTTCCATTTTGGATCGATATTTTTGGGGATCTCTAATCGAATTCAGAATAAACAGAATCGTGTTAATGCTTGGCTCGTAGGTCAAAAACATTATGATTTGGGAAATGACATTTTTGAGCATATGTTGGGCAGACGTATGGTATACTCATGCGCCTACTGGGACAAAGTAAGTTCGTTGGATGAGGCCCAGGAAAATAAACTAGATTTGATTTGCAAAAAATTAGGACTTAAGCCTGGAATGTCAGTTCTTGACATTGGTTGCGGTTTTGGAAGTTTTGCTAATTTTGCTGCTGAAAAATATGGAGTAGAAGTCTTTGGGATCACTGTTTCAAAAGAGCAGAAAGCTCTGGGCGAAGAACTCTCAAAAGGATTACCAGTAAAAATTGAAACTTTAGATTTCCGTGATCTCCCTAAATCAGTTCAGTTTGACCGAGTAGTATCAATTGGAATGTTCGAGCACGTTGGGGTTAAAAACTACAGGGTATTTATGGAAACGGTGTTTCACCAGCTGAAGGAAGATGGGTTATTTCTTTTGCATACAATAGGGATGGAAGATCAAACTTGGCAACGGTCACTTGATCCTTGGACAGAAAGATACATTTTTCCAAATGCATCAATTCCATGTCTTTCCAAACTGAGTCGTTCCTTTGAAAAGCTGATGCTGCTAGAGGACCTACAGAATTTTGGGTACGATTATTACAAGACCTTAGTTTCATGGTATTCAAATTTCAGTGCAAATTGGCATAAAATAGAAGAAAAATATGGATCCAAGTTCTATAGAGTGTGGAAATACTACCTGCTAGTTAGTGCGGGTTGCTTTCAGGCGAGAAAGCTCCAGGTCTGGCAATTACTTTTATCGAAAAATGGAGTCGCCAATGGATATAGGAGCTTTAGGTGA
- a CDS encoding TPM domain-containing protein, whose product MLSQNQFPKPVGHVNDFANVIPAATERKIAAICLEVKQKTGAEIAILTVETIGDQQYTDYTIRLMEDENWQLGEQGKDNGVLIFQTVQERKFRIEVGYGLEGIIPDGLAGEIRDRYVFPFFKKGDYGNGLLAGTQAIAGIIARDAGVEITGAVRINQDRRAVRRKSPVASLFKFFLIALIFLFFRGGGRGRRRGSGVLPWLLLGGLMSGGRGYGGFSGGGSFGGGFGGFGGGGFGGGGAGGSY is encoded by the coding sequence TTGCTTTCCCAAAATCAATTTCCCAAGCCGGTTGGGCACGTTAATGATTTTGCCAACGTGATTCCGGCAGCTACCGAGAGAAAAATAGCAGCGATTTGCCTGGAGGTGAAACAAAAGACCGGCGCCGAAATCGCAATTTTAACGGTCGAAACTATTGGAGATCAACAATACACCGATTATACTATCAGGCTGATGGAAGATGAAAATTGGCAGCTTGGGGAGCAAGGCAAAGATAACGGCGTGCTTATTTTTCAAACCGTTCAAGAGAGAAAATTTAGAATTGAAGTAGGGTACGGGCTGGAGGGTATCATTCCCGATGGTTTAGCGGGTGAGATTCGCGACAGGTACGTTTTTCCATTTTTCAAGAAGGGCGATTACGGAAATGGTTTGCTTGCAGGGACTCAGGCGATTGCGGGCATTATCGCCAGGGATGCCGGAGTGGAAATTACCGGCGCTGTCCGGATCAACCAAGACCGAAGAGCAGTTAGAAGGAAAAGTCCCGTGGCATCTCTGTTCAAGTTTTTTTTAATCGCTCTTATTTTCTTATTTTTCCGTGGTGGCGGACGAGGAAGAAGAAGAGGAAGTGGAGTTTTACCCTGGCTTCTTTTGGGAGGCCTCATGAGCGGAGGACGAGGGTATGGGGGATTCAGCGGCGGCGGCAGCTTTGGGGGTGGATTCGGAGGCTTTGGTGGCGGCGGCTTCGGCGGGGGAGGAGCAGGCGGAAGCTATTAG
- the nth gene encoding endonuclease III, translating to MEAGLSADLRKQTLEIVDKLDKAYPEAHQELEFSTAFELLIATILAAQCTDVKVNEVTKRLFKKYPDPAAYLSAVDDELRSDIAGITFAWNKAKYIKNCCGMLVNDFGGQVPNTLGDLVKLQGVGRKTANIVLANAMGIPAIGVDTHTIRVPNRLGWVNTKNTDKIEQTLCDLLPKEKWHRGNIVIQWHGRYTCKAKKPKCGECVIFELCNWEDKGLYS from the coding sequence ATTGAGGCGGGATTGTCAGCAGATTTACGCAAACAAACTTTGGAGATAGTAGATAAACTTGACAAAGCGTATCCTGAAGCCCATCAGGAATTAGAATTCTCAACTGCTTTTGAACTTTTGATTGCGACCATCCTGGCTGCCCAGTGCACCGATGTAAAAGTCAACGAAGTCACTAAGCGTTTGTTTAAAAAATACCCGGATCCAGCAGCCTATCTGAGCGCCGTTGACGACGAATTGCGAAGTGACATTGCCGGGATAACGTTTGCATGGAACAAGGCAAAGTATATAAAAAATTGTTGTGGAATGCTGGTGAATGACTTCGGCGGTCAAGTCCCAAATACCTTAGGAGATTTGGTCAAGCTGCAGGGGGTTGGCCGTAAAACAGCTAATATTGTTTTAGCCAATGCGATGGGAATCCCCGCCATCGGTGTTGATACGCACACAATCAGGGTGCCGAATCGTCTTGGTTGGGTTAACACAAAAAATACCGATAAAATTGAACAGACATTGTGCGATCTGTTACCAAAAGAGAAGTGGCATCGGGGTAATATTGTCATTCAATGGCATGGCCGCTATACTTGCAAAGCCAAAAAACCGAAATGTGGAGAGTGCGTCATCTTCGAGTTGTGTAATTGGGAAGACAAGGGATTGTACAGTTGA
- a CDS encoding nucleotidyltransferase domain-containing protein: MAKIPHSPESIFEEFTQDVQSVYNSDLTSIVLYGSGAKGEYVPKKSDINFLIVLSQKGIENLDKALELIPKWQKRNVAVPLFLTKEYIASALDTFPIEFLDMKNAYKLVYGEDVLKDIEIKNDDLRHQVERELRGKLLHLREGFLSTGNERDDLRAMLAASVSTFVSIFEGLLHLKGEKIPSTKAQIFEKTAELLGLQKNVLVQLINIKNGQWHGSKVQLQDIAKTFIGEIKKLVEIVDKME; encoded by the coding sequence ATGGCTAAAATTCCCCATTCACCTGAATCGATATTCGAAGAATTTACTCAGGACGTTCAATCGGTTTACAATTCTGATTTAACTTCAATTGTTCTTTATGGCAGTGGTGCCAAAGGTGAGTATGTTCCCAAGAAATCTGATATTAACTTTCTCATTGTGTTGAGTCAGAAAGGTATCGAAAACCTAGACAAGGCCTTAGAGCTTATTCCTAAATGGCAGAAACGAAATGTTGCTGTACCCTTGTTTCTGACTAAAGAGTACATTGCTTCTGCGTTAGACACTTTTCCGATCGAATTTCTCGATATGAAAAACGCTTACAAACTGGTCTACGGGGAAGATGTTCTAAAGGATATTGAAATAAAAAACGACGATTTGCGTCATCAGGTCGAGCGCGAACTCCGCGGAAAACTTTTGCACCTGCGGGAAGGTTTTCTCAGTACCGGAAACGAACGCGATGATTTGCGTGCGATGCTGGCCGCGTCGGTTTCGACTTTTGTATCAATATTTGAAGGATTACTTCATTTAAAAGGAGAAAAGATTCCGTCCACAAAAGCGCAAATTTTTGAGAAAACCGCGGAGCTGCTTGGCCTGCAAAAAAATGTTCTGGTGCAATTAATTAACATCAAAAACGGCCAGTGGCACGGGTCAAAAGTCCAACTCCAGGATATCGCGAAAACTTTTATTGGAGAAATTAAAAAGTTGGTGGAAATCGTTGACAAAATGGAGTAA
- a CDS encoding carbon starvation protein A — MNAALVAVIALGAFFLAYFTYAKFIARRIFALDPDAKTPAHTMTDGIDYVPTKKPVLFGHHFASITGLGPILGPAIAVIWGWFPAFLWVFFGTIFFGGIHDLSALVVSMRNRGRSIGDIAEKIIGPRAQLLFLLIIFFLIALAMGVFAIVIATLFSEAFNPEAVIPAFSLMVIAMAVGVAVYKRRMTIGPVTLIGVILMFITTAVGIKFPVTGVSHTAWIYILLGYAFIASVLPVWLLLQPRDYINSFMLYLGLGAMYLGLFIYQPEIVAPAINTESSGLPPLFPFIFIMVACGAISGFHGLVSSGTTAKQIDKEPDARLIGYGGAIAEGILGMMAVLACTAGLASKEAWLEHYKSWGTASSLGPEINAFVQGAAKFISYLGISETFAQAFVAVVVVGFALTTLDSATRLLRFNIEEIGNRLKIKPLSNRYLASGIGVTAIAFFGLLKVDGNPAGLILWGLFGTTNQILAGIVLLSVTIYLLKTDRPIVYTLVPMILMLSMALWAMILNLIDFWQKGNKPLLIIGSIILFMILWFISEGVIIFKRSLNSKKVAFKSEAS, encoded by the coding sequence GTGAACGCTGCACTTGTTGCGGTTATTGCACTTGGTGCTTTTTTTTTAGCTTACTTTACCTACGCTAAATTTATAGCACGCCGAATCTTCGCCTTAGACCCCGATGCTAAAACACCGGCACACACCATGACCGACGGCATCGACTACGTCCCTACCAAGAAGCCTGTGCTTTTTGGCCACCATTTCGCCTCTATAACCGGCCTCGGTCCAATCCTCGGCCCGGCCATTGCTGTAATTTGGGGTTGGTTTCCAGCTTTCCTCTGGGTGTTTTTCGGGACCATCTTTTTCGGCGGTATCCACGATTTGTCTGCTCTGGTAGTTTCGATGCGGAATCGGGGCCGCTCGATTGGCGATATTGCAGAAAAAATTATCGGTCCACGGGCCCAACTATTATTTTTACTGATTATTTTCTTTTTGATCGCGCTTGCGATGGGCGTGTTTGCTATCGTGATTGCAACCCTATTCAGTGAAGCCTTCAATCCGGAGGCAGTCATTCCTGCTTTTTCTTTGATGGTCATTGCGATGGCAGTGGGTGTGGCAGTTTATAAACGCCGTATGACAATTGGCCCGGTGACACTCATTGGCGTAATTCTCATGTTCATTACGACGGCCGTCGGAATTAAATTTCCTGTCACCGGTGTTTCGCACACGGCCTGGATTTATATCCTTCTTGGATATGCCTTCATCGCTTCCGTTTTACCTGTGTGGTTGCTTTTGCAGCCCCGGGATTACATCAATTCTTTCATGTTGTATTTGGGCCTCGGCGCTATGTATTTAGGCCTTTTCATCTATCAGCCCGAGATCGTAGCACCGGCTATTAATACTGAAAGTTCCGGACTGCCGCCGCTATTTCCTTTTATTTTTATAATGGTTGCCTGTGGAGCCATATCCGGTTTTCACGGCCTGGTTTCTTCAGGAACCACCGCAAAACAGATCGACAAAGAACCGGATGCACGGTTGATCGGCTACGGAGGCGCTATTGCGGAGGGCATTTTGGGTATGATGGCAGTACTCGCCTGCACGGCCGGTTTAGCTTCCAAGGAGGCTTGGCTGGAGCACTATAAATCCTGGGGTACGGCTTCAAGTTTGGGCCCGGAAATTAACGCTTTTGTGCAAGGGGCTGCCAAATTTATTTCTTATCTGGGAATTTCAGAAACATTTGCCCAGGCCTTTGTAGCGGTCGTAGTCGTTGGGTTTGCTTTAACCACCCTGGATTCTGCAACACGTTTGCTGCGTTTTAATATCGAAGAAATCGGCAACCGTCTGAAAATTAAGCCCCTTTCCAATCGCTATCTTGCTTCGGGAATTGGTGTGACCGCAATCGCGTTTTTCGGTCTCCTGAAAGTTGATGGAAACCCGGCGGGTCTGATTCTCTGGGGTCTGTTCGGTACAACCAATCAAATTCTGGCTGGTATTGTTCTTCTGTCAGTCACAATTTATTTATTGAAAACCGACAGGCCGATTGTTTATACTTTAGTGCCAATGATTTTGATGTTATCCATGGCGCTCTGGGCTATGATTTTAAACTTAATAGATTTTTGGCAAAAAGGAAACAAACCGCTTTTAATTATCGGAAGCATTATTTTATTTATGATCCTTTGGTTTATTTCTGAAGGCGTAATTATTTTCAAGAGATCCCTGAATTCGAAGAAAGTTGCTTTCAAATCGGAAGCGAGTTGA
- a CDS encoding LemA family protein, with translation MKIFLGILAVLLLMGIWTYSSIKGTYNSLVALDESINGSWSQVQNVYQRRADLIPNLVEIVKGYASHERETLEAVIQARASATRPEFNVSAEGLSPQLFQRFEQAQGQLSSALSRLLVTIERYPDLKANQNFVRLQDELAGTENRIAVERRRFNQTVQGYNQKVRTFPTLIFAGMFGFQQRPYFEASPQAQEVPKIDFSSSTN, from the coding sequence ATGAAAATATTTTTAGGCATTTTAGCCGTTTTACTCTTAATGGGAATTTGGACGTATTCTTCAATTAAAGGGACATACAACTCATTAGTTGCTCTCGATGAGAGCATTAACGGTTCCTGGTCGCAAGTGCAAAATGTCTATCAACGCCGGGCGGATTTGATTCCGAATTTAGTTGAAATAGTCAAAGGTTACGCGTCCCATGAGCGTGAAACACTCGAAGCGGTGATCCAAGCAAGAGCGAGTGCCACGCGACCAGAATTTAATGTGAGCGCAGAGGGATTGAGTCCACAATTGTTTCAGCGGTTTGAACAGGCTCAAGGCCAATTAAGCTCTGCTCTGAGCCGGTTGCTTGTTACTATCGAACGCTATCCCGATTTAAAGGCTAACCAAAACTTTGTGCGCCTGCAAGACGAGTTGGCCGGCACAGAGAATAGAATCGCGGTCGAACGCAGGCGGTTCAACCAAACGGTTCAGGGTTACAATCAAAAAGTTCGCACGTTTCCGACATTGATTTTTGCAGGCATGTTTGGGTTTCAACAACGCCCCTATTTTGAAGCAAGCCCCCAAGCACAGGAGGTGCCGAAGATCGATTTTTCGTCGAGCACGAATTAG
- a CDS encoding DUF547 domain-containing protein: MVTILLVALLLITPLSDEKGTSMFFSQADMFFSKHVKDASVDYKSIQKSPEQLTKLSSTISAFNLKNVDKDTEMAFWINAYNILVIQSVVNNYPLKSPLDVKGFFDTLKHLAAGEKLTLNEIENKKLREKFGDARIHFVLVCAAQSCPPIINEVYLPAKLDEQLDARTKANLNDDYFIQVDSKARKVTISEIFKWYEPDFITGGNTVLQYINRFRNEKIPEDYEVGFYQYDWSLNQANE, from the coding sequence ATGGTTACAATTTTATTAGTCGCGCTTTTATTGATAACCCCTTTGAGTGATGAAAAAGGGACTTCGATGTTTTTTTCGCAAGCTGACATGTTTTTCAGCAAACATGTTAAAGACGCTAGTGTTGATTACAAATCCATCCAGAAAAGCCCCGAGCAGCTAACGAAACTTTCTTCGACAATCTCAGCTTTTAATTTAAAAAATGTCGACAAAGATACAGAAATGGCTTTCTGGATTAATGCTTACAACATTCTGGTTATCCAGTCAGTTGTAAACAACTATCCACTTAAATCCCCTTTGGATGTGAAAGGCTTTTTTGATACACTGAAACACCTTGCTGCCGGTGAAAAGTTAACCTTGAACGAGATTGAAAATAAAAAGCTGCGTGAGAAATTTGGGGACGCGCGAATTCATTTTGTGCTGGTCTGTGCCGCACAAAGTTGTCCGCCAATTATTAACGAAGTTTACCTTCCGGCCAAACTCGATGAACAGTTAGATGCCCGAACAAAGGCAAATCTTAATGACGACTATTTTATTCAAGTGGATTCAAAAGCCAGGAAAGTTACAATTTCTGAAATCTTCAAGTGGTATGAGCCAGATTTTATAACCGGTGGGAATACGGTTCTTCAATACATTAATCGGTTCAGAAATGAAAAAATTCCTGAGGACTACGAGGTGGGTTTTTATCAGTATGATTGGAGTTTGAATCAAGCGAATGAATAA
- a CDS encoding histidine kinase: MPFRIRDILLVSSLYDLYLFEEDGRLYELLREEYQGLNLSHAPELTRVSSGEEAMKMVLEETRFDLIIITLHIEDMQAHTFAKLVKGAEVKIPIVLLVYDNRELKEISLYRDTSIFDRVFVWHGDFRLIIAIIKQIEDRLNIEHDTQAIGVQSIILIEDSVRYYSSFLPIIYTEVFKQSQRLISEGVNFQHRFLRMRARPKILLFTNYEEAWDCFSKYKDYILGVISDINFSRKGNADPNAGLIFAKNVKSQHLDIPILLQSRSPENKKKAHEVGASFVQKDSPTLLNDLRKFMNDNFGFGDFVFRTPDGSEVGRAENLLMLEEKLHSVPSESIRYHGEKNHFSNWLKARTEFWLAHKLRPSRVSDFPTIDALRQNLIKTLSEYRKIRQVGIITDFDKDSFDPQTGFARIGGGSLGGKARGLSFLNILIYNNNVDNRFDGIKISVPPVIVIGTNVFDQFLDENDLCDFALNSEDDQEITQRFIEAPHFPTDAVSDLADLLEVARVPLAIRSSSLLEDSQFQPFAGVYKTFMLPNNNLDPHKRLEELLTAIKRVYASTFYQAAKDYMKFTSYSMEEEKMAVIIQKMVGSSRGSRFYPEFSGVAKSHNFYPIGPQQSADGIVSVALGLGKTVVEGGNCVKFSPKFPKHLPQLFSTDEALKNNQHEFYALPIDKEATYENETQETLLEKHSLEVAEKDGTLTHAGSTYSHENDTIYDGISRPGNRLVTFAPILKHNFFPLPEITELLLEIGAWGMGTAVEIEFAVNLSVPQESPKEFNLLQLRPMVLSSETEALKFEKLDKEDLICMSEKVMGNGVIDEIYDVVSVDVARFDRAKTREIAREVSQFNSKLVSLNKPYLLLGMGRWGTLDPWLGIPVKWEQISGARVIVETGLEDIYVEPSQGSHFFHNITSFMVGYFTVSANTNDSFVDWEWLKKQTPCEEKKFTKHFRFEKPIKIKMKGRENKGVILKPGA; encoded by the coding sequence ATGCCCTTCCGGATCAGAGATATACTTTTGGTTTCAAGCTTATATGACTTATACCTCTTCGAGGAGGATGGTAGACTCTATGAGCTCTTAAGGGAAGAATACCAGGGTCTCAATCTTAGTCACGCACCCGAGTTGACCCGGGTATCAAGCGGCGAGGAAGCGATGAAAATGGTGCTGGAGGAAACACGCTTCGATTTAATTATCATAACCTTACATATCGAAGATATGCAGGCTCATACTTTTGCAAAATTAGTAAAAGGAGCCGAAGTTAAAATTCCCATTGTCCTGCTCGTTTATGACAACAGAGAGTTGAAAGAAATATCTCTCTATCGCGACACCTCTATTTTTGACCGGGTCTTTGTCTGGCACGGTGATTTTCGCCTGATCATCGCAATCATCAAGCAGATTGAGGACCGGCTTAATATTGAACACGATACTCAGGCCATCGGCGTCCAGTCAATTATCCTCATCGAAGATAGCGTTCGTTATTATTCCTCGTTTCTGCCCATCATTTACACCGAGGTTTTTAAACAATCACAACGATTGATTTCCGAAGGGGTTAATTTCCAGCACCGGTTTCTACGCATGCGTGCCCGACCGAAAATACTTCTCTTTACCAACTATGAGGAGGCTTGGGATTGTTTTTCTAAATACAAAGATTATATTTTGGGTGTGATCTCGGATATTAATTTTTCACGAAAGGGCAATGCGGACCCCAATGCGGGTCTTATATTTGCCAAAAATGTGAAGAGCCAGCATCTTGATATCCCCATCCTGCTGCAGTCGAGATCTCCTGAAAATAAAAAAAAGGCGCATGAAGTCGGCGCTTCGTTTGTCCAAAAAGATTCGCCGACTCTCTTGAATGATCTGCGTAAGTTCATGAATGATAACTTTGGCTTTGGTGATTTTGTGTTCCGGACGCCGGATGGGAGTGAAGTTGGCCGCGCAGAAAACCTCTTGATGCTTGAAGAGAAACTTCATTCTGTGCCCTCGGAAAGTATCCGGTACCACGGTGAAAAGAATCATTTTTCAAACTGGTTAAAAGCCAGAACAGAGTTTTGGCTTGCCCATAAATTGCGTCCGAGTAGAGTCTCTGATTTTCCAACGATAGATGCGTTACGGCAGAATCTGATTAAAACTCTCAGCGAATATAGAAAAATACGCCAGGTTGGAATAATCACAGATTTTGATAAAGACTCCTTTGATCCACAGACTGGTTTTGCCAGAATTGGGGGTGGTTCTTTGGGCGGGAAGGCACGGGGCTTAAGCTTTTTGAATATATTGATTTACAACAACAATGTAGACAACAGGTTTGATGGTATTAAAATTAGCGTTCCTCCGGTAATTGTTATTGGCACAAATGTTTTCGATCAATTTCTCGATGAAAATGATTTATGCGACTTTGCGTTGAACTCTGAAGACGATCAAGAAATTACGCAGAGGTTTATAGAAGCGCCGCATTTTCCGACAGATGCGGTCTCTGATCTTGCCGATTTGCTTGAAGTTGCCCGGGTTCCATTGGCAATCCGTTCTTCGAGCCTGCTCGAGGATTCACAATTCCAACCTTTCGCCGGCGTCTATAAGACCTTTATGCTCCCCAATAATAATCTGGATCCCCACAAAAGACTAGAAGAATTGTTGACCGCAATCAAGCGGGTTTATGCCTCCACTTTTTATCAGGCGGCGAAAGATTACATGAAGTTTACCTCTTACAGCATGGAAGAGGAAAAGATGGCGGTAATTATTCAGAAAATGGTCGGGTCTTCCCGGGGCAGCCGCTTTTATCCGGAATTTTCCGGCGTTGCTAAGTCCCACAATTTTTATCCAATCGGACCACAGCAATCAGCAGATGGTATTGTTTCGGTAGCGTTGGGTTTAGGCAAAACCGTGGTAGAGGGCGGCAACTGTGTCAAATTTTCTCCGAAATTTCCTAAACATTTACCGCAGCTTTTTTCTACTGATGAAGCCTTGAAAAATAATCAGCACGAATTCTACGCGCTGCCAATTGACAAAGAAGCCACCTACGAAAATGAAACCCAGGAGACTCTTCTGGAAAAGCACAGTTTAGAAGTGGCTGAAAAAGATGGAACTCTGACTCACGCAGGTTCGACTTATTCTCATGAAAATGATACAATTTACGACGGCATCTCCCGTCCTGGAAACCGGCTGGTGACATTTGCCCCTATTTTAAAACACAATTTTTTTCCATTGCCGGAAATCACCGAATTGCTCCTGGAGATTGGTGCCTGGGGAATGGGTACGGCGGTCGAAATTGAGTTTGCAGTCAACCTTTCGGTGCCGCAAGAGAGCCCCAAAGAATTCAACCTGCTGCAGCTGCGCCCCATGGTCTTGAGCAGCGAAACAGAAGCATTAAAATTTGAGAAACTTGACAAGGAAGATCTCATTTGCATGAGTGAAAAAGTTATGGGCAATGGGGTCATTGATGAAATCTATGATGTTGTTTCAGTGGATGTTGCTCGATTTGACCGTGCCAAAACCCGCGAAATAGCAAGGGAAGTAAGTCAATTTAATTCTAAATTGGTTTCTCTGAACAAGCCCTATTTATTGCTTGGAATGGGTAGATGGGGGACATTGGATCCCTGGTTAGGCATTCCGGTAAAATGGGAACAGATCTCAGGAGCGCGGGTAATCGTGGAAACTGGTTTAGAGGATATTTATGTTGAGCCTTCGCAAGGGTCACATTTTTTTCATAATATCACTTCTTTTATGGTCGGCTATTTTACCGTCAGTGCCAATACGAACGACAGTTTTGTCGACTGGGAGTGGCTGAAAAAACAAACGCCTTGTGAAGAGAAAAAGTTTACGAAGCATTTTCGATTTGAAAAACCCATCAAAATCAAGATGAAAGGTCGGGAGAATAAAGGGGTTATTTTGAAGCCGGGAGCGTGA